The Exiguobacterium aurantiacum DSM 6208 genome includes a window with the following:
- a CDS encoding Crp/Fnr family transcriptional regulator → MEQNQCCHHQHGHAECIRIVPIFNHLEDSQMDLIAESAKTLHLKKGEMLFRADEEDDTLYIINSGKARIYRLSDSGKEQLVRILNPGDFTGEVAIFQPGSIHENYAEALQNTSICLIKRGDLQKYLVEYPQISLKILSEVTMRLKDSEKQTTQVAIENVETRIISFLAENIEKGSGNSPTIILPMSKKDLASYLGTTPETISRKFTTLEELGLIKQLPKKKIKIMDLDQLLLHTK, encoded by the coding sequence TTGGAACAAAACCAATGTTGTCATCACCAACATGGACATGCAGAATGTATTCGTATTGTCCCCATTTTCAACCATTTGGAAGACTCACAAATGGATTTGATTGCGGAATCTGCCAAGACACTTCATCTTAAAAAAGGGGAAATGTTATTCCGTGCAGATGAGGAAGATGATACCTTATATATTATCAATTCAGGTAAGGCTCGGATTTACCGCTTATCGGATTCTGGAAAAGAACAACTTGTTCGCATTTTAAATCCTGGTGATTTTACAGGTGAAGTCGCCATTTTCCAACCTGGAAGTATTCATGAGAATTATGCGGAAGCACTACAAAATACATCTATTTGTTTAATTAAACGAGGTGATTTACAGAAGTATTTGGTGGAATATCCGCAGATCTCATTAAAAATACTGTCAGAAGTAACGATGCGTTTAAAGGATTCTGAAAAACAAACCACACAAGTAGCGATTGAAAATGTAGAAACCCGCATTATATCCTTTTTAGCTGAGAATATTGAAAAGGGAAGTGGCAATAGTCCAACGATTATCTTACCAATGTCCAAAAAGGATTTAGCCTCGTATCTTGGTACCACACCAGAAACAATCAGCCGTAAATTTACTACTCTAGAAGAACTTGGATTGATTAAACAGTTACCGAAAAAGAAAATTAAAATAATGGATTTAGATCAATTGTTACTTCATACTAAATAA
- a CDS encoding heavy-metal-associated domain-containing protein: MQKATIQLETLSCPSCLQKIENAVKGINGVNQDSLKVMFNASKVKVDFDSEAVAINDIEKAIEDLGYPVVKSKVKPA; encoded by the coding sequence ATGCAAAAAGCAACGATTCAATTAGAAACCTTATCTTGCCCATCTTGTCTCCAAAAGATTGAAAATGCGGTGAAAGGAATAAACGGTGTGAATCAAGATAGCTTGAAAGTAATGTTCAATGCAAGTAAAGTAAAAGTAGATTTTGATTCAGAAGCAGTCGCTATTAACGATATCGAAAAGGCAATTGAAGACTTAGGATATCCTGTTGTCAAATCAAAGGTAAAACCTGCTTAA
- a CDS encoding heavy-metal-associated domain-containing protein, whose amino-acid sequence MQKAVIQLETLSCPSCMQKIENAVKGLNGVNHDSLKVLFNASKVKVDFDSETITINDIEKAIEDLGYPVVKSKVKSA is encoded by the coding sequence ATGCAAAAAGCAGTTATTCAATTAGAAACATTATCTTGTCCATCTTGTATGCAAAAGATTGAAAATGCGGTGAAAGGATTAAACGGGGTTAATCATGATAGCTTAAAAGTATTATTTAATGCCAGTAAAGTAAAAGTAGATTTTGATTCAGAAACGATCACCATTAACGATATCGAAAAAGCCATTGAAGACTTAGGATATCCAGTCGTCAAATCAAAAGTAAAATCGGCCTAA
- a CDS encoding heavy metal translocating P-type ATPase — MQRYILSKKNSITLISAILIALAFFGRFSLDNMAIFNWLLIIASILGVAPIAIQAYQALKVKVVSIDVLVTIAVIGAVLIQNYEESAIVTFLFLFGSYLEQRTLNKTRSAIKELTELAPESALKQMENGEFEEVDVDDVDEGDILLVKTGAKVPVDGTVLTGEGHINEASITGESLPVSKKVDSEVFAGSILENGTIQIRADRVGEDTTFGRIIELVEEAQDSKSEAERFIDRFSKYYTPAVLVLGFIVWFFSKDIELAITILVLGCPGALVIGVPVSNVAGIGNGARNGVLLKGSEVINDFSRVDTIVFDKTGTLTVGNPEVAEKEFYGKNTEEVLGYLASVERESDHPLAKAVLQDIGEITFSTVEETEVVKGGGIVAKIGVHRIAVGNVALMEKKNVKLSEKAKKDVERFEKNGNSLVLTAVDGELNVLMGIRDQIRPGVKKDLQKLKKLGVKNLVVLSGDNQGTVDLVARELGLTEAHGHMLPEGKSAYIEKMQAEGGIIAFVGDGVNDSPSLALADIGIAMGSGTDVAIETSDVVLMNSDFSRLPHALGLTKSTSRNMKQNITIAVGVVLVLLASLLFGEWMNMSIGMLVHEASILVVILNGMRLLRYRLRE; from the coding sequence ATGCAAAGATATATATTAAGTAAAAAGAATTCCATTACACTGATCAGTGCAATTTTGATTGCACTTGCATTCTTCGGACGATTTTCCTTAGACAACATGGCCATTTTCAATTGGTTGCTCATCATTGCATCCATTCTTGGTGTGGCGCCGATTGCAATCCAAGCCTATCAGGCATTAAAAGTAAAAGTTGTCAGTATTGATGTTTTAGTTACCATTGCAGTTATTGGAGCAGTATTGATTCAAAATTATGAGGAATCAGCCATCGTTACTTTCTTATTCTTATTTGGTTCTTACTTGGAGCAGCGTACCTTGAACAAAACACGTTCTGCCATTAAAGAATTAACAGAGCTGGCACCAGAAAGTGCTTTAAAGCAAATGGAAAACGGAGAATTTGAAGAAGTAGATGTCGATGATGTAGACGAAGGTGATATTTTATTAGTTAAAACGGGTGCAAAAGTTCCGGTAGATGGAACAGTGTTAACTGGTGAAGGTCACATTAATGAAGCAAGTATTACTGGAGAATCTCTACCTGTAAGTAAAAAGGTTGATTCTGAAGTATTTGCAGGATCTATCTTAGAAAATGGAACGATCCAAATTCGAGCTGATCGTGTTGGAGAAGATACAACATTTGGTAGAATTATCGAATTAGTGGAAGAGGCACAGGATTCCAAATCAGAAGCAGAACGTTTCATTGACCGATTCTCAAAATACTATACACCAGCTGTGTTAGTCCTTGGTTTTATTGTTTGGTTTTTCTCAAAAGATATTGAACTAGCTATCACGATTCTTGTTTTAGGATGTCCAGGTGCATTAGTTATCGGGGTTCCTGTATCCAACGTTGCCGGTATCGGAAACGGTGCACGTAATGGTGTCCTCTTAAAAGGTAGTGAAGTTATCAATGACTTTAGCAGAGTAGACACTATCGTTTTTGATAAAACAGGAACATTGACAGTAGGAAACCCTGAAGTTGCCGAAAAAGAATTTTACGGAAAAAATACTGAAGAGGTTCTAGGATATTTAGCAAGTGTGGAGCGTGAATCGGACCACCCACTAGCGAAAGCTGTCCTACAGGATATTGGCGAGATAACTTTCTCTACTGTTGAAGAAACCGAAGTCGTTAAAGGTGGCGGAATTGTAGCAAAAATAGGTGTTCATCGTATAGCCGTTGGTAACGTAGCTTTAATGGAAAAGAAAAATGTGAAATTAAGCGAAAAAGCTAAAAAAGACGTCGAACGCTTTGAGAAAAATGGGAATTCTCTTGTGTTAACTGCGGTCGACGGAGAATTAAACGTTCTGATGGGGATTCGGGATCAAATCCGCCCAGGTGTTAAAAAAGATCTTCAAAAACTGAAAAAACTAGGGGTCAAAAACCTTGTCGTTCTTTCTGGGGACAACCAAGGAACCGTAGATTTAGTTGCTCGAGAACTTGGGTTAACAGAAGCACATGGTCATATGCTACCGGAAGGAAAATCTGCTTATATCGAAAAAATGCAAGCAGAAGGCGGGATCATTGCCTTTGTCGGTGACGGAGTGAATGATAGTCCTTCACTAGCCTTAGCAGATATCGGAATTGCCATGGGAAGTGGAACAGATGTTGCAATTGAAACATCAGATGTTGTTTTAATGAATTCTGACTTTAGTCGTTTACCACACGCATTAGGCTTAACAAAATCAACTTCAAGAAACATGAAACAGAACATTACCATAGCAGTTGGTGTGGTATTAGTCTTACTTGCCAGCCTACTATTTGGTGAATGGATGAATATGTCAATCGGGATGTTGGTTCACGAAGCAAGTATCTTAGTAGTCATCTTGAATGGTATGAGATTGCTTCGATACCGTTTGAGAGAATAA